The following are encoded together in the Apodemus sylvaticus chromosome 11, mApoSyl1.1, whole genome shotgun sequence genome:
- the Exoc1l gene encoding exocyst complex component 1-like: MSSLVKEDLQKRLFKPLAQKLCEFIEIEVSVQDRYYLCVSVTKTDEVKITMVKHYRVGLDEKYEVTKRWSLSDLRMIDGKEADTDNPFFDLHFKKVYSLEAYSCASKYSFARTVSRLNHVYLKKDLHMVNFDSTYINDDSIWSSNNKDCLVLMRICFYAFNLVCLSLCPLPL; the protein is encoded by the exons ATGTCATCGCTGGTGAAGGAAGACTTGCAGAAAAGACTATTTAAGCCGCTGGCGCAGAAACTCTGCGAGTTTATTGAGATCGAGGTCTCTGTCCAGGACAGGTATTACCTCTGTGTGTCAG TAACCAAAACTGACGAAGTAAAAATCACCATGGTGAAGCACTACAGAGTAGGGCTGGATGAGAAGTACGAGGTAACAAAAAGATGGTCCTTGAGTGATCTGCGGATGATTGACGGAAAAGAAGCAGATACC gaCAATCCATTTTTTGATCTGCACTTCAAGAAAGTATACAGCCTGGAGGCCTATAGCTGTGCCTCTAAGTACTCCTTTGCTCGGACAGTGAGCAGGCTGAACCACGTGTACCTTAAGAAGGACTTACACATGGTGAACTTCGATTCTACGTACATCAACGATGACTCCATTTGGTCCTCTAACAACAAGGACTGCCTGGTCCTCATGAGAATATGCTTTTATGCGTTCAATCTTGTGTGCTTGTCCTTGTGTCCCCTGCCACTTTGA